The Desulfovibrio sp. JC022 genome window below encodes:
- a CDS encoding YdiU family protein, protein MPFDNSYGRLDEKFYQRINPTPVKAPRLILVNRELAGKMEFPLPKTDPELAQLFSGNKPPQGSDPLAQVYAGHQFGNFVPRLGDGRAVLLGEFLNSHGQRFDIQLKGAGQTMYSRNGDGRSPLGPVIREYIVSEAMFRLGIPTTRALAMVSSGEDVFREEKLPGAIFTRVASSHLRIGNFEYFAARNDHEGVKTLADYAIDRHYPELKETSNPYTAFLSRVCSVQARLVAKWMRVGFIHGVMNTDNTTISGETIDYGPCAFMDGYDPATVFSSIDHYGRYAYARQPSIAQWNLAGLGGCLLPLIHKDPETARTRAEEIVQGFGAKFRNHYFSEMCNKIGLSPEERSQELLDNFLQIIQESKADFTLSFRMLSKAILGETNPLLELFSDQAKIANWLEKWKEELARQNINTDDASRTMDRNNPAFIPRNHRVEQAITAAVKEDDFEPTKKLIKILHHPYKEQTKYAEYMNPPESTERVYQTFCGT, encoded by the coding sequence ATGCCCTTTGACAACAGCTACGGACGGCTGGATGAAAAATTCTACCAGCGCATAAATCCCACCCCGGTAAAGGCCCCCCGGCTCATACTAGTGAATCGGGAACTTGCCGGGAAAATGGAATTCCCCTTGCCAAAAACGGACCCTGAACTTGCACAGCTGTTCTCAGGAAACAAACCGCCGCAGGGTTCAGATCCGCTGGCCCAAGTTTATGCCGGACACCAATTCGGCAATTTCGTGCCCCGTTTGGGAGATGGTCGGGCGGTTCTCCTTGGTGAGTTTCTAAACAGTCACGGACAACGCTTCGACATCCAACTCAAAGGGGCCGGGCAAACCATGTATTCGCGTAATGGTGATGGTCGCTCACCCCTTGGCCCGGTTATCCGCGAATACATTGTCAGTGAAGCTATGTTTCGGCTGGGTATTCCAACCACCCGCGCCCTTGCCATGGTCAGCAGCGGGGAAGACGTTTTCCGTGAAGAGAAACTTCCCGGCGCGATCTTCACCCGTGTCGCCTCCAGTCACCTCAGAATCGGCAACTTTGAGTATTTTGCCGCCCGTAACGATCACGAAGGCGTAAAAACACTGGCCGATTACGCCATAGACCGCCATTACCCGGAACTAAAAGAAACGAGCAATCCCTATACGGCATTCCTCAGCAGGGTCTGCTCTGTTCAAGCACGGCTGGTAGCAAAATGGATGCGAGTCGGATTTATTCACGGGGTCATGAATACTGATAACACCACAATTTCCGGTGAGACCATTGATTACGGGCCCTGCGCTTTCATGGACGGTTATGATCCGGCAACAGTATTCAGTTCCATCGACCATTACGGCAGGTATGCTTACGCACGCCAACCGTCCATTGCCCAGTGGAATCTGGCCGGGCTGGGCGGATGTCTGCTCCCCCTGATCCATAAGGACCCGGAGACAGCCAGAACCCGTGCAGAGGAAATCGTGCAGGGATTCGGAGCGAAATTCAGAAACCACTACTTTTCTGAAATGTGCAACAAGATAGGTCTTTCCCCGGAAGAGCGCAGCCAAGAACTGCTTGATAATTTTTTGCAGATTATACAGGAGTCCAAAGCAGACTTTACCCTCAGCTTTCGGATGCTGAGCAAAGCAATTTTGGGTGAAACAAATCCGCTGCTTGAACTTTTTAGCGATCAAGCGAAGATCGCGAACTGGCTCGAAAAATGGAAAGAAGAGCTGGCACGGCAAAATATAAACACTGACGATGCGTCCCGAACTATGGACCGCAACAATCCGGCCTTTATACCCCGCAATCACCGCGTGGAGCAGGCTATCACTGCCGCTGTTAAAGAGGATGATTTCGAGCCGACCAAAAAACTGATCAAGATTCTGCATCATCCTTATAAGGAGCAAACGAAATACGCAGAATACATGAATCCTCCGGAATCTACAGAGCGGGTTTACCAAACATTTTGTGGCACTTAA
- a CDS encoding SEL1-like repeat protein has product MRVLTHIIFCATLLFMGISAALTTPSYADSFEDGLAAYQQGDYELAGRKFRKAADQGHAEAMYNLGVMYTRGIGTEQDFYQAAMWFSKAAGQGSTGAQYNLAMMYAKGMGVKQDFARAVQLYRPIADHGLAEAQNNLGSMYENGQGVPQDYKMALSWYRKAAQQGLAMAQYNLAIMYAHGVGTPQDLKQAASWYLKAAEQGNAMAQNNLGLMYDSGNSVEQNYSIAAQWYRRAAEQNFAGAQLNLGRLYEKGLGVPQNYSQAAQLYMKAAEQGLVKAQHDMALMYAKGLGVPQNDSHAVLWYLTAAEQGYALSQYNLGLMFDNGQGVKQDHARAAHWYLKAAKQGIPEAQYNIGAMYENGQGVPQDDIQAYMWFTLSAARGIKQAIKSRSRLKNRMTQSEINEALELADKWQPPRDQ; this is encoded by the coding sequence ATGAGAGTCCTCACACATATAATCTTTTGTGCAACCCTGTTATTTATGGGGATATCCGCAGCTTTAACCACCCCCTCATACGCTGACAGCTTTGAAGACGGCTTAGCAGCCTACCAGCAAGGGGACTACGAACTTGCTGGCAGAAAATTCCGCAAAGCTGCCGATCAAGGTCACGCTGAAGCCATGTATAATCTGGGAGTTATGTATACTCGCGGAATCGGCACTGAACAGGACTTTTATCAAGCGGCAATGTGGTTCAGCAAAGCAGCAGGTCAAGGCTCAACCGGAGCACAGTACAATCTGGCAATGATGTATGCCAAGGGCATGGGAGTTAAGCAGGATTTTGCCCGCGCCGTGCAATTGTACCGCCCTATTGCCGACCATGGATTAGCTGAAGCCCAGAACAACCTCGGTTCAATGTATGAAAACGGGCAAGGAGTTCCGCAGGATTATAAAATGGCCCTGTCATGGTATCGCAAAGCTGCGCAGCAGGGACTCGCCATGGCCCAATATAATCTGGCTATAATGTACGCCCACGGCGTGGGAACTCCACAGGACTTAAAGCAGGCAGCATCATGGTATCTTAAGGCTGCGGAACAAGGTAATGCTATGGCCCAGAACAACCTTGGACTTATGTACGACAGTGGAAATAGCGTTGAACAGAATTACTCCATTGCAGCCCAATGGTACCGCCGGGCCGCTGAACAAAATTTTGCAGGGGCGCAGCTCAATCTAGGTCGGCTTTACGAAAAAGGTCTGGGCGTGCCGCAGAATTACTCGCAGGCTGCTCAATTATATATGAAGGCAGCTGAGCAGGGATTGGTTAAAGCCCAACATGACATGGCCCTTATGTACGCAAAGGGATTGGGAGTACCACAGAACGACTCGCATGCGGTGCTCTGGTACTTAACCGCCGCAGAGCAGGGCTATGCTCTATCCCAGTACAATCTGGGGCTCATGTTTGACAACGGACAAGGAGTAAAGCAGGACCACGCCAGAGCAGCACACTGGTACTTAAAGGCTGCGAAGCAGGGAATTCCTGAAGCTCAGTACAACATCGGCGCAATGTATGAAAACGGTCAGGGAGTTCCACAGGATGACATTCAGGCATACATGTGGTTCACCCTGTCTGCTGCGCGAGGGATCAAACAGGCCATAAAAAGTCGCTCCAGACTCAAAAATAGAATGACCCAATCAGAAATAAATGAGGCATTGGAACTGGCTGATAAATGGCAACCACCCCGCGATCAATAA
- the purM gene encoding phosphoribosylformylglycinamidine cyclo-ligase gives MASRSDAYKAAGVDIDAANDFIGRIKGMVGSTFTKGVVTDIGGFGGLFKLDLTQMEEPVLVAGADGVGTKLKLAFAVDKHDTIGIDLVAMSVNDILVQGAKPLFFLDYFATGKLESGVAEEVIAGVVEGCKQSGCALLGGETAEMPGFYADGEYDLSGFCVGMVDNTKIVDGSSITIGDSIIGLESSGIHSNGYSLVRKIFDESGLKADDLLPGTDRKIGEALLAPTRIYVDAVHNLSRDIEIKGMVHVTGGGFYDNVPRILPKQVTAEINFNSWEVSPVFNWLKEQGDLSWPEMLQIFNTGIGYILVVAKDREEDVLNRLAGMKINSWKIGEITRRDGDSEQVKVNF, from the coding sequence ATGGCAAGTCGTTCTGATGCATATAAAGCCGCCGGTGTTGATATCGACGCGGCTAATGATTTTATCGGTCGCATTAAAGGTATGGTGGGTTCCACCTTTACCAAGGGTGTGGTCACTGATATTGGCGGGTTCGGCGGGCTGTTCAAGCTTGACCTTACTCAGATGGAAGAGCCCGTGCTGGTGGCAGGTGCCGACGGCGTGGGAACCAAGCTTAAACTCGCTTTTGCCGTGGACAAGCACGATACCATCGGTATCGACCTTGTGGCTATGAGCGTAAACGACATTCTCGTGCAGGGCGCAAAACCCCTGTTCTTCCTCGACTACTTCGCAACAGGTAAGCTTGAGTCCGGTGTGGCTGAAGAAGTTATCGCGGGTGTTGTGGAAGGCTGTAAGCAGTCCGGCTGTGCGCTGCTCGGCGGTGAGACCGCTGAAATGCCCGGCTTTTATGCTGACGGCGAGTATGACCTTTCCGGTTTCTGTGTGGGTATGGTGGATAACACCAAGATCGTAGACGGTTCCTCCATCACCATTGGGGATTCCATCATCGGTCTGGAATCTTCCGGTATCCATTCCAACGGTTATTCTCTGGTGCGCAAGATTTTTGATGAGTCCGGTCTTAAAGCAGATGATCTGCTGCCCGGAACTGATCGTAAAATCGGCGAAGCCCTGCTGGCTCCCACCAGAATTTACGTTGATGCGGTTCACAACCTTTCCCGTGATATTGAAATCAAGGGCATGGTTCATGTGACCGGCGGCGGTTTTTACGACAACGTACCCCGCATCCTGCCTAAGCAGGTTACCGCTGAAATCAACTTTAATTCATGGGAAGTTTCTCCCGTGTTTAATTGGCTCAAGGAACAGGGTGATTTGAGCTGGCCTGAAATGCTGCAAATTTTTAACACCGGTATCGGTTACATTCTCGTTGTAGCTAAAGACCGTGAAGAAGATGTGCTTAACAGACTGGCCGGAATGAAGATCAACTCATGGAAGATCGGTGAAATTACTCGCCGTGACGGAGATTCCGAGCAGGTTAAAGTTAATTTCTAG
- the amrS gene encoding AmmeMemoRadiSam system radical SAM enzyme produces the protein MLHPARLWKSLKDGKVQCRLCSHFCIIDENEHGNCGVRQNVDGQLMTRTYELVAALNVDPVEKKPLYHFLPGTSTFSLGTQGCNFGCTFCQNASLSQHPKTGREITGQKVTPEILVEAAMGHKCNSISYTYSEPTVFFELMQDTARIAHAKGLKNIMVSNGFQSPECIEELTGLIDAANIDLKAFNDDFYREICSGRLNPVLENIKHMKKNGWWVEVTTLLIPGKNDAPDELKQLAAFIADELGKEVPWHISRFHPDYKMQDCPVTSMEALQLARKAGTNAGLEYVYIGNVPGNDNSSTFCPDCHKELLKRYGFEMTNAGLADGMCKYCGCEIDGVF, from the coding sequence ATGCTTCATCCCGCCAGACTCTGGAAATCCCTCAAGGATGGCAAGGTCCAATGCCGTCTGTGCAGCCACTTTTGCATAATTGACGAAAACGAACACGGTAATTGCGGGGTCCGGCAAAATGTTGACGGCCAGCTCATGACCCGCACCTATGAACTGGTAGCTGCACTCAACGTGGACCCGGTGGAGAAAAAACCGCTCTACCATTTCCTGCCCGGCACCAGCACATTCTCACTGGGCACGCAGGGCTGTAATTTCGGCTGCACCTTCTGCCAGAATGCTTCCCTTTCCCAGCATCCCAAAACCGGACGGGAAATAACCGGACAAAAGGTAACCCCGGAAATTCTGGTAGAAGCGGCTATGGGGCACAAGTGTAATTCCATCTCCTACACCTATTCCGAACCGACAGTATTTTTCGAACTGATGCAGGATACCGCGCGAATCGCCCACGCCAAGGGCCTCAAGAACATAATGGTCTCCAACGGTTTCCAAAGCCCGGAGTGCATCGAAGAACTCACCGGGCTGATTGATGCCGCCAACATTGATCTTAAAGCCTTCAATGATGACTTCTACCGGGAAATCTGCTCAGGCCGCTTGAATCCGGTACTGGAAAATATCAAGCACATGAAAAAAAACGGCTGGTGGGTTGAGGTAACCACCCTGCTCATTCCCGGTAAAAACGATGCCCCGGACGAACTGAAGCAGCTGGCCGCTTTCATAGCCGATGAACTGGGCAAGGAAGTTCCATGGCATATTTCCCGTTTCCACCCGGATTACAAAATGCAGGATTGCCCGGTAACATCCATGGAAGCCCTGCAACTGGCGAGAAAAGCCGGAACCAACGCGGGCCTTGAGTACGTCTATATCGGCAATGTTCCGGGCAATGACAACTCATCCACCTTCTGCCCGGACTGCCACAAGGAGCTGCTCAAGCGTTACGGCTTTGAAATGACCAATGCAGGCCTTGCCGACGGCATGTGCAAGTATTGCGGCTGTGAAATTGACGGGGTATTTTAA
- a CDS encoding RHS repeat domain-containing protein, translating to MKSFTDYRMERRPRSELTTGLVLYGENEPAEMQVENLWKIVDRRTGEELAEPRPDLSEFEIGDIMYPTMRSPEVQARWDQKQREYESAKEQYNLIKRMCHACFIRENCNLALAQDLAKTNYGRDVLAEIDSVRADFVEHCDQMQKKQQPLPPYAQTGTGESIHDELAKDGIEIDPDEKVRTVIFNVPGVDKPYTMLAIARDDKYRIVERLLAFEPDDLHLQYRYDEGGRLNRVWQDDRLIEYYEYGKQGERLTSETLHSGKSHYVYDDKLRLLKAGDTTYTYNAYGSLAEKKVNNRITKYEYLSNGQLCKVVMPDGLIIEYVCDKRGVRTAKKINGKVVEKYKWKDFSTLEAITDSKGMNKWTFTRDEESSKIVAVFEGKKFYLASDQVGSIFMVADDQGNELKRIIYDSFGNALVDTNEQFHLPLGFASGLTDKDTGLVHFSFREYDPEIGRFTVQDPLGYGGGDVDVYGYCLDDPINFHDPLGLMTGGIGPIERPPRRYNEQIWYIWRANEGACDVCKAKNNDVSETPTMERPHPNCKCQQIKCVVWDEYTDWEEVKRLANGPSRHTAPIFPKGTTQVRIRWSRRIKVKESRLVTHYREMESKREVLYKKTEIRTDVKTEEAAGWAYTVNTEYGVETGDVWWATNPWTGESVGGNR from the coding sequence ATGAAATCTTTCACTGATTACCGGATGGAGCGTAGACCCCGCAGTGAGCTGACAACCGGATTAGTTTTATATGGTGAGAATGAACCGGCAGAAATGCAGGTCGAGAATCTTTGGAAAATTGTTGATCGCAGAACAGGTGAAGAACTAGCGGAACCAAGACCTGATTTATCAGAGTTCGAAATTGGTGACATAATGTACCCGACTATGCGTTCACCGGAAGTTCAAGCCAGATGGGATCAAAAACAGCGTGAGTATGAATCCGCCAAGGAGCAATATAACCTTATCAAGCGCATGTGCCATGCATGTTTTATTCGGGAGAATTGCAACTTAGCATTGGCGCAGGATTTGGCAAAGACTAATTATGGCAGAGATGTTCTCGCTGAAATAGATTCTGTTCGTGCCGATTTTGTAGAGCATTGTGATCAAATGCAAAAAAAACAGCAGCCCCTACCTCCCTATGCTCAAACAGGAACCGGAGAGAGCATCCATGACGAACTTGCCAAGGATGGTATTGAAATCGATCCTGATGAAAAAGTTCGCACCGTCATTTTTAACGTTCCCGGTGTTGATAAGCCATACACAATGCTGGCAATCGCACGTGACGATAAATACCGCATAGTTGAAAGGTTGCTCGCGTTTGAGCCTGATGATCTCCATCTTCAATATCGATACGATGAAGGAGGTAGATTGAACAGGGTTTGGCAGGATGACCGTCTGATTGAGTACTATGAGTACGGCAAGCAGGGCGAGCGTTTGACTTCAGAGACATTGCATTCCGGCAAGAGTCATTATGTGTATGACGATAAACTCAGACTTCTTAAAGCTGGTGATACAACCTACACCTACAATGCTTATGGAAGTCTGGCCGAGAAAAAAGTCAATAATCGGATTACAAAATACGAGTACTTGTCCAATGGTCAACTTTGCAAAGTTGTTATGCCTGATGGCCTGATCATTGAATACGTATGTGATAAGCGAGGTGTACGCACGGCTAAGAAAATAAACGGTAAGGTCGTCGAAAAATATAAGTGGAAAGATTTCAGCACCCTTGAAGCAATCACTGACAGTAAGGGTATGAATAAATGGACCTTCACACGTGATGAAGAATCTAGCAAGATCGTTGCGGTTTTTGAAGGTAAGAAGTTCTATCTGGCGAGTGATCAAGTTGGATCAATTTTTATGGTTGCTGATGATCAGGGAAATGAGCTAAAGAGAATTATCTATGATTCGTTTGGAAATGCGCTTGTTGATACAAATGAACAATTTCATCTGCCGCTAGGCTTTGCTTCCGGGCTTACTGACAAAGATACCGGGTTGGTTCATTTCAGTTTTCGGGAATATGATCCTGAAATCGGTCGATTCACTGTCCAAGACCCGCTTGGCTATGGCGGCGGTGATGTGGATGTTTACGGGTATTGTCTGGACGATCCGATTAACTTTCATGATCCTTTGGGGTTGATGACAGGTGGAATCGGACCGATAGAACGTCCTCCTCGTAGGTATAATGAACAAATCTGGTATATCTGGAGGGCCAATGAAGGAGCTTGCGATGTCTGTAAAGCAAAGAATAACGATGTCTCTGAGACTCCAACAATGGAACGTCCACATCCTAATTGTAAATGTCAACAAATTAAATGTGTAGTATGGGACGAGTATACAGACTGGGAAGAGGTAAAAAGGCTGGCAAATGGTCCATCTAGGCATACAGCCCCAATTTTTCCTAAAGGAACAACGCAAGTGAGGATTAGGTGGAGTAGAAGGATTAAAGTAAAGGAAAGTCGGTTAGTCACTCATTACAGGGAGATGGAGTCAAAACGTGAAGTTTTATATAAGAAGACAGAGATAAGAACCGATGTGAAAACCGAAGAGGCTGCCGGATGGGCATATACAGTAAATACTGAATATGGTGTGGAGACAGGAGATGTCTGGTGGGCAACCAACCCATGGACAGGGGAATCAGTGGGAGGTAATCGGTGA